A window of the Polaribacter batillariae genome harbors these coding sequences:
- a CDS encoding amidase family protein, which produces MKKILLVALFISSVVSCQQKEEVVLKDAFKKYDETEALAKSQKNESGRMKFKLIQSKYLDMNTVYKPFQKELAGFSEENYEALKPLILEQNIPNLQKNVKEGKLSYEKLTLFYLYRIRKFESDSTLSLNSIIALNPNVLEEAREKDKNKTEVSEFSIYGMPILLKDNINTKDMNTTAGAIVLADNKTAEDAFIVQKLRENGAIILGKVNLSEWAYFFCNGCPLGYSAVGGQTLNPYGRGKFETGGSSSGSGVTVAANFAVAAVGTETAGSITSPSSQNSVVGLKPTIGVLSRSGIVPISSTLDTPGPMTKNVIDNAIFMNALRGYDKKDAASKKIEEDYVQNGFSNKFRDRKIGVIKQLLSDDIYKTTVEKLKKVGVEIIEITPPEISFDGFVTLLNIDMKHDLPKYLKNDASKNIKVKSVKDIVNFNKKDSILRAPYGQQLFEGIVNDKTTLNELEVVKKNLNSEGKKFLQALNNEKLDAILSINNYHSGIAAVAKYPTLTVPMGYKKSGEPVSLTFIGVPFSERKLLEIGYAFEQLTKVRKMPKNYQ; this is translated from the coding sequence ATGAAAAAAATACTATTAGTTGCCTTATTCATATCTTCTGTTGTTAGTTGTCAGCAAAAAGAAGAAGTTGTTCTTAAAGATGCTTTCAAAAAATATGATGAAACAGAAGCTTTAGCAAAATCGCAAAAAAACGAAAGTGGACGAATGAAGTTTAAACTCATTCAATCTAAATATTTAGATATGAATACAGTGTATAAACCGTTTCAAAAAGAATTGGCTGGTTTTTCTGAAGAAAATTATGAAGCATTAAAACCATTAATTTTAGAACAAAATATTCCAAATCTTCAAAAAAACGTAAAAGAAGGAAAATTATCTTACGAAAAACTAACCCTTTTTTATCTCTACAGAATTCGAAAATTCGAAAGCGATTCTACCTTATCTTTAAATAGTATTATTGCTCTAAATCCAAATGTATTAGAAGAAGCAAGAGAAAAAGACAAGAATAAAACAGAGGTTTCTGAATTTTCTATCTATGGAATGCCAATTTTGTTAAAAGACAATATCAACACAAAAGATATGAATACAACTGCTGGAGCCATTGTTTTGGCAGATAATAAAACTGCTGAAGATGCATTTATTGTTCAAAAATTAAGAGAAAATGGTGCAATTATTTTAGGAAAGGTAAATTTAAGTGAATGGGCATATTTTTTCTGTAATGGTTGTCCTTTAGGGTACTCTGCAGTTGGCGGACAAACCTTAAATCCTTATGGAAGAGGAAAGTTCGAAACTGGTGGAAGTTCTTCAGGAAGTGGCGTTACAGTCGCAGCAAATTTCGCAGTTGCAGCTGTAGGTACAGAAACTGCTGGTTCTATTACTTCCCCATCAAGTCAAAATTCTGTAGTAGGCTTAAAACCAACCATTGGTGTTTTAAGTAGAAGTGGAATTGTGCCAATTTCTTCTACTTTAGATACTCCTGGACCCATGACAAAAAATGTTATAGATAATGCCATTTTTATGAATGCTTTAAGAGGTTACGATAAAAAGGATGCTGCTTCAAAAAAAATAGAAGAAGACTATGTACAAAACGGTTTTTCAAATAAATTTAGAGACAGAAAAATTGGAGTTATAAAACAATTATTGTCGGATGATATTTACAAAACTACTGTCGAGAAATTAAAAAAAGTAGGTGTCGAAATTATAGAAATTACACCACCAGAAATTTCTTTCGATGGTTTTGTTACGCTACTAAATATAGATATGAAACACGACTTACCAAAATATCTAAAAAACGATGCCAGTAAAAATATTAAGGTAAAAAGTGTAAAAGATATTGTAAATTTTAATAAAAAAGATTCCATTTTAAGAGCACCTTATGGGCAACAATTATTCGAAGGAATTGTAAACGATAAAACAACTCTAAACGAACTAGAAGTTGTAAAAAAGAACTTAAATTCAGAAGGTAAGAAGTTTTTACAAGCGTTAAATAACGAGAAATTAGATGCTATTTTATCGATAAACAATTATCATTCAGGCATTGCTGCAGTTGCTAAATATCCAACATTAACAGTTCCTATGGGATATAAAAAATCAGGAGAACCTGTAAGTTTAACTTTTATCGGAGTTCCTTTTTCCGAAAGAAAATTATTAGAAATAGGGTATGCTTTCGAGCAATTAACAAAAGTTAGAAAAATGCCTAAAAACTATCAATAA
- the rimO gene encoding 30S ribosomal protein S12 methylthiotransferase RimO — MRTKTIKKNKINVVTLGCSKNIYDSEVLMGQLKANGKNVVHEDENDDGNIVVINTCGFIGKAKEESIDTILHYANRKEAGEIDKVFVSGCLSERYKPDLEEQIPNIDQYFGTHDLPNLLKVLEADYKHELIGERLTTTPKHYAYLKIAEGCDRPCSFCAIPLMRGKHVSTPIEDIVTEATKLAEKGIKEIMLIAQDLTYYGLDIYKKRALADLLEALVKVDGIEWIRMHYAFPTGFPMDVLEVMKREPKVCNYLDIPLQHINTELLKSMKRGTTHEKTTALIRKFREVVPEMAIRTTLIVGYPGETEEMFQELKDWVEEMRFERLGAFEYSHEENTGAYALEDNVLAEVKFKRVNKIMEIQSQISWELNQQKIGKTFKCLFDRKDGEYFYGRTEFDSPDVDNDVLVDAKKHYIKIGEFIDVKIYDAGDYDLYGIPVKKQEKPVPLNQRKNK; from the coding sequence ATGCGTACAAAAACCATCAAAAAAAATAAAATTAACGTGGTTACTTTAGGTTGTTCTAAAAACATTTACGATTCGGAAGTGTTAATGGGGCAATTAAAAGCCAATGGTAAAAACGTGGTGCACGAAGACGAAAATGATGATGGAAATATCGTGGTAATTAATACCTGTGGTTTTATTGGAAAAGCAAAAGAAGAATCTATCGATACGATTTTGCATTATGCAAACAGAAAAGAAGCTGGCGAAATCGATAAAGTGTTTGTTTCTGGATGTTTAAGCGAGCGTTACAAACCAGATTTAGAAGAACAAATTCCTAATATAGACCAATATTTTGGGACACACGATTTGCCCAATTTATTAAAGGTTTTAGAAGCAGATTACAAACACGAATTAATTGGAGAACGCTTAACAACAACACCAAAACACTACGCATATTTAAAAATTGCAGAAGGTTGTGATAGGCCTTGCTCGTTTTGTGCCATTCCTTTAATGAGAGGAAAACATGTTTCTACACCTATTGAAGATATTGTTACAGAGGCAACAAAATTGGCAGAAAAAGGTATCAAAGAAATCATGTTAATCGCACAAGATTTAACTTATTACGGATTAGATATTTACAAAAAACGTGCTTTGGCAGATTTGTTAGAAGCCCTTGTAAAGGTAGATGGAATCGAATGGATTCGTATGCATTACGCGTTTCCAACGGGTTTTCCAATGGACGTTTTAGAAGTGATGAAACGCGAACCAAAAGTGTGTAATTATTTAGACATTCCTTTACAACACATTAATACAGAGCTATTAAAGTCGATGAAACGTGGAACAACACACGAAAAAACAACGGCTTTAATTCGTAAGTTTAGAGAAGTTGTTCCAGAAATGGCCATTAGAACGACCTTAATTGTAGGATATCCTGGAGAAACAGAAGAAATGTTTCAAGAACTAAAAGATTGGGTAGAAGAAATGCGTTTCGAGCGTTTAGGGGCTTTTGAATATTCGCACGAAGAAAATACTGGAGCCTATGCTTTAGAAGACAATGTGCTTGCAGAAGTGAAATTTAAACGTGTGAATAAAATTATGGAAATTCAGTCTCAAATTTCTTGGGAATTGAATCAACAAAAAATAGGCAAAACTTTTAAATGTTTGTTCGATAGAAAAGATGGAGAATATTTTTACGGAAGAACAGAATTTGATTCGCCAGATGTAGATAACGATGTTTTAGTGGATGCCAAAAAACACTATATTAAAATAGGAGAGTTTATAGACGTAAAAATTTACGATGCTGGAGATTACGATTTGTATGGAATCCCTGTGAAAAAGCAAGAAAAACCTGTTCCTTTGAATCAAAGAAAAAATAAGTAA
- a CDS encoding diphthine--ammonia ligase, producing MKKTYFNWSSGKDSALALYKMQQNPDYKISLLITTVNEDYKRVSMHGLREELLEKQTASLGIPLQKISFPANVTMTSYSDTMKTAMASLVEKEYKYAVFGDIFLEDLKQYRDSKLKEVGIKGIYPLWKKDTKEIITEFLALGFKAITVCVNAKLLGEEFVGRIIDEQFVKDLPKNVDVCGENGEFHTFVFDGPNFNKPVDFIVGEKTLRTYTLHNNDDDNCYTSKDKKEEKNYDTSFWYCDLIPK from the coding sequence ATGAAAAAAACATATTTTAATTGGAGCTCAGGAAAAGATTCTGCTTTGGCATTGTATAAAATGCAACAAAACCCCGATTATAAAATTAGTTTATTAATTACTACTGTAAATGAAGATTACAAACGTGTTTCTATGCACGGTTTACGAGAAGAGTTACTCGAAAAACAAACAGCATCTTTAGGAATTCCACTTCAAAAAATTTCGTTTCCTGCAAATGTTACAATGACTTCTTATTCAGATACGATGAAAACTGCGATGGCATCTTTAGTCGAAAAAGAATATAAATATGCTGTTTTTGGTGATATTTTTTTGGAAGATTTAAAACAATATCGCGATTCTAAATTAAAGGAAGTAGGCATTAAAGGTATATATCCACTTTGGAAAAAAGACACAAAAGAAATAATAACCGAATTTTTAGCATTGGGTTTTAAAGCAATAACGGTTTGTGTAAATGCAAAATTGTTAGGCGAAGAATTTGTGGGGAGAATTATAGATGAACAGTTTGTAAAAGATTTACCAAAAAATGTAGATGTTTGTGGAGAAAATGGCGAGTTTCATACCTTTGTTTTTGATGGTCCTAATTTTAACAAACCTGTAGATTTTATCGTTGGAGAAAAAACTTTACGTACCTACACTTTGCATAATAATGATGACGACAATTGTTATACATCTAAAGATAAAAAAGAAGAGAAAAACTACGATACCAGCTTTTGGTATTGCGATTTAATTCCGAAATAA
- a CDS encoding M14 family metallopeptidase, translating to MKFKAFLLVLILFTGTFFSQTLQSPSEFLGYEIGSRFTRHHRVIDYFQYVSKTLSNVKMEKYGETNEHRPLYLSYISSQENINNLDQIRKDNLSQTGIIAGNANNNIAIVWLSYNVHGNEASSTEASMLTLYELVTNKKEWLENTIVIIDPCINPDGRDRYVNWYNQVKSTPFNADQNAKEHREPWPGGRPNHYLFDLNRDWAWVTQVESAQRIKMYNKWMPHIHVDFHEQYINNPYYFAPAAKPFHEIITDWQRNFQTQIGKNHAKYFDKEGWLYFTKESFDLLYPSYGDTYPTYMGAIGMTYEQAGHGMAGLGINTDEGEVLTLKDRAIHHMTTGLSTVEISSQNATKLNIEFKKFFNNSNLNYKSYVLKNDNEDKINRLKTLLDKHEIKYENATNGSVKGYNYENQKTEKFNTSTNDLVIHTNQPKGKMVKVLFEPNAKLVDSLTYDITAWSLPYAHGINAVASTSKVNSSANKGKNFMNNSINTSAYAYISKWNSIEDATFLADLLKNDIVPRFTQKAFSADGKSYKEGTLIILRNDNRDDSFDAKLIKIADRNMRQLTPVSSGFSQSGVDFGSASVKPINKQKIAVISGKATSSLSFGEVWHFFETQLKYPITNINSNDFSYTDLSKYDVIIMPNGYYNSVLNKSTLEKVKKWTRSGGTLIAIGNAVSSFANKDGFSLKTKVSEDKKDEKHDNLTAFADRERKSVANLITGSIFKTTLDNTHPLAFGYGKEYFSLKLGGTSYEYLKDGYNVGYFDKNTKNVSGYAGSKAVKNVPKSLFIGEQPMGNGSVIYMVDNPLFRAFWENGKLFVANAVFLLNSDKLK from the coding sequence ATGAAATTTAAAGCATTTTTACTCGTTCTTATTCTTTTTACTGGAACATTTTTTTCTCAAACGCTGCAATCTCCATCCGAATTTTTAGGTTACGAAATCGGTTCTCGTTTTACTAGACATCATCGAGTTATAGACTATTTCCAATACGTTAGCAAAACTTTATCGAACGTTAAAATGGAAAAATACGGAGAAACGAACGAACACAGACCCTTGTATTTAAGCTACATTTCTTCGCAAGAAAATATTAATAATTTAGACCAAATTAGAAAAGACAACCTTTCTCAAACCGGAATTATTGCTGGAAATGCCAATAATAATATAGCTATTGTTTGGTTGAGTTACAACGTTCATGGAAATGAAGCATCAAGTACAGAAGCTTCTATGTTAACACTTTACGAACTGGTTACCAACAAAAAAGAGTGGCTAGAAAATACGATTGTAATTATAGATCCATGTATAAATCCTGATGGGCGAGACAGGTATGTAAATTGGTACAATCAAGTAAAAAGTACACCTTTTAACGCAGATCAAAACGCGAAAGAGCACAGAGAACCTTGGCCAGGTGGAAGACCCAACCATTATTTATTCGATTTAAATAGAGATTGGGCTTGGGTTACGCAAGTAGAATCTGCACAAAGAATTAAAATGTACAACAAATGGATGCCACATATTCATGTAGATTTTCACGAACAATACATTAATAATCCGTATTATTTTGCACCAGCTGCAAAACCTTTTCATGAAATAATTACAGATTGGCAGCGCAATTTTCAAACACAAATAGGCAAAAATCACGCAAAATATTTCGACAAAGAAGGTTGGTTGTATTTTACAAAAGAAAGTTTCGATTTATTATACCCTAGTTATGGAGATACCTATCCAACATACATGGGTGCCATTGGAATGACTTATGAACAAGCAGGACATGGAATGGCTGGTTTGGGAATAAATACCGACGAAGGAGAAGTTTTAACACTTAAAGACAGAGCCATTCATCACATGACCACTGGTTTATCTACTGTTGAAATTTCTTCACAAAATGCAACAAAACTAAATATCGAATTCAAGAAATTCTTTAATAATTCTAATTTAAATTATAAAAGTTATGTTTTAAAAAACGATAATGAAGATAAAATCAACCGTTTAAAAACCTTATTAGACAAACACGAAATTAAGTACGAAAATGCTACAAATGGTTCTGTAAAAGGCTACAATTACGAAAATCAAAAAACCGAAAAATTTAATACTTCTACAAACGATTTGGTTATTCACACCAATCAACCAAAAGGTAAAATGGTAAAAGTTTTATTCGAACCAAATGCCAAATTAGTAGATTCTTTAACCTACGATATTACTGCTTGGTCCTTGCCTTACGCACACGGAATTAACGCTGTTGCTTCTACTTCTAAAGTAAATTCTTCTGCTAATAAAGGCAAAAATTTTATGAATAATAGTATAAATACATCTGCTTACGCATATATTTCGAAATGGAATAGCATAGAGGATGCTACATTTTTAGCAGATTTATTAAAAAATGATATTGTACCAAGATTTACACAAAAAGCATTTTCTGCAGACGGAAAATCATATAAAGAAGGCACATTAATCATTTTAAGAAATGACAATAGAGATGATAGCTTTGATGCTAAATTGATAAAAATTGCGGATAGAAATATGCGCCAATTAACCCCTGTTTCCTCAGGTTTTTCTCAATCTGGCGTAGATTTTGGTTCGGCTTCTGTAAAACCAATCAACAAACAAAAAATTGCAGTTATTTCTGGTAAAGCAACCTCTTCGTTAAGTTTTGGAGAAGTTTGGCACTTTTTTGAAACACAATTAAAATATCCTATTACAAACATCAATTCAAACGATTTCTCTTACACAGACCTCTCAAAATACGATGTAATTATCATGCCTAATGGGTATTACAATTCAGTTTTAAACAAATCTACTTTAGAAAAAGTAAAAAAATGGACACGTTCTGGAGGTACTTTAATTGCTATTGGAAATGCGGTTAGTAGTTTTGCAAACAAAGATGGTTTCTCTTTAAAAACAAAGGTTTCCGAAGATAAAAAAGACGAAAAACACGATAATTTAACGGCATTTGCAGATAGAGAAAGAAAAAGCGTTGCCAATTTAATTACAGGAAGCATTTTTAAAACTACTTTAGACAATACACATCCATTGGCTTTTGGTTATGGAAAAGAATATTTTTCTCTAAAATTAGGCGGAACTTCTTACGAATATCTAAAAGATGGTTACAATGTTGGTTATTTCGACAAAAACACAAAAAATGTTTCTGGTTATGCAGGTAGTAAAGCTGTAAAAAATGTACCAAAATCGTTGTTTATTGGCGAGCAACCTATGGGAAATGGAAGTGTTATTTATATGGTGGACAATCCTTTATTTAGAGCTTTTTGGGAAAATGGAAAGTTATTTGTAGCGAATGCCGTTTTTCTTTTAAATTCCGATAAATTAAAATAA
- the bshC gene encoding bacillithiol biosynthesis cysteine-adding enzyme BshC, whose translation MKITQIPFKDTGFFSKTMLDYLEKKETIQSFYNNFPDITGFYNQIEEKEKSYRLQSRLTLVNALENQYKGFDVSEKTKENIALLKQQNTFTVTTGHQLNLFTGPLYFLYKIISAINLTEELSEKFTDKNFVPIYWMATEDHDFDEINYFNFEGKKVLWNRVDGGAVGRFSTEGLETVFEVFSNQLGNSKNAEKLKKLFKKGYLEHDNLANATRFIANELFKEHGLVVVDGDDKHLKELFVPFVKDELENKTSFKEVSKTITKLEKEYKIQVNPREINLFYLSENSRERIVFEDGIYKVNNTQITFSKDKILKEVDKNPRAFSPNVIMRPLYQEVILPNLCYIGGGGEMAYWLELKNYFEKLNIAFPILLLRNSVQVLSAKQQKKLHNLDISHQELFMNQHKLLSKKVVENSDIKISFTDKINYLKEQFAELKEVAQKTDVSFIGAVKAQEVKQIKGLQNLEKRLLKAEKRRQNDLVERITALQNQILPNQSLEERQRNFSEYYLEYGEDFIDALKKSLKPLQLEFTILEL comes from the coding sequence ATGAAAATAACACAAATTCCTTTTAAAGACACTGGTTTTTTCTCTAAAACCATGCTCGATTATTTAGAGAAAAAAGAAACCATTCAATCATTTTATAATAATTTCCCTGATATTACAGGTTTTTATAATCAGATTGAAGAAAAAGAGAAATCTTACAGATTACAATCTAGGTTGACTTTGGTAAATGCGTTGGAGAATCAATACAAAGGTTTCGATGTTTCAGAAAAAACGAAAGAAAATATTGCATTATTAAAACAACAGAATACGTTTACAGTAACCACAGGACATCAATTAAATTTATTTACTGGACCTTTATATTTCTTGTATAAAATTATTTCTGCGATTAATTTAACGGAAGAATTATCAGAAAAATTTACCGATAAAAATTTCGTTCCAATTTACTGGATGGCTACAGAAGACCATGATTTTGATGAGATTAATTACTTTAATTTTGAAGGTAAAAAAGTATTGTGGAATAGAGTAGATGGTGGCGCAGTTGGGCGATTTTCTACAGAAGGTTTAGAAACCGTTTTTGAAGTTTTCTCAAATCAATTAGGAAATTCTAAAAATGCAGAAAAATTAAAAAAACTCTTCAAAAAAGGATATTTAGAGCACGATAATTTAGCAAATGCCACTCGTTTTATTGCCAACGAATTATTTAAAGAACATGGTTTGGTAGTTGTTGATGGCGATGATAAACATTTAAAAGAACTATTTGTTCCGTTTGTAAAAGACGAATTAGAGAACAAAACCTCTTTTAAAGAAGTGTCTAAAACCATTACAAAATTAGAAAAAGAGTATAAAATTCAAGTAAATCCAAGAGAAATCAATTTATTTTATTTGAGTGAAAACTCTCGTGAACGAATTGTTTTCGAAGACGGAATTTACAAAGTAAACAATACCCAAATCACTTTTTCTAAAGATAAAATTTTAAAAGAAGTAGATAAAAATCCACGAGCATTTTCGCCAAACGTAATTATGCGTCCTTTATACCAAGAGGTTATTTTACCCAATTTATGTTACATTGGTGGTGGTGGAGAAATGGCGTATTGGTTAGAGCTAAAAAACTATTTCGAAAAACTAAATATTGCTTTTCCAATTTTACTTTTGAGAAACTCTGTGCAAGTTCTTTCTGCAAAACAACAAAAAAAGTTGCATAATTTAGATATTTCTCATCAAGAGTTATTTATGAATCAACATAAATTGTTATCGAAAAAAGTAGTAGAAAATTCTGATATTAAAATTAGTTTTACAGACAAAATCAATTACTTAAAAGAACAATTTGCCGAATTAAAAGAAGTCGCCCAAAAAACAGACGTTTCTTTTATTGGTGCAGTAAAAGCACAAGAAGTAAAACAAATAAAAGGATTACAAAATTTAGAAAAACGTTTGTTAAAAGCCGAAAAAAGAAGACAAAACGATTTGGTGGAAAGAATTACAGCATTGCAAAACCAAATTTTACCAAACCAGAGTTTAGAAGAAAGACAACGTAACTTTTCTGAATATTATTTAGAATATGGCGAAGATTTTATCGATGCTTTAAAGAAATCTTTGAAACCTTTACAATTAGAGTTTACGATTTTAGAGTTGTAG
- the rlmF gene encoding 23S rRNA (adenine(1618)-N(6))-methyltransferase RlmF: MKDKGLHPKNKFNKGYNFNELIKVNPSLKEFVSENKYRRTTIDFSNPKAVKELNKGLLFSFDKISVWHFPDENLCPPIPGRLDYIHHLADVLAEEKNIKILDIGTGATCIYPLLGVSEYNWNFVATDIDLDSLDTAQDIIDDNNFTNKIELRQQFDENHILKGIIEDGDSFSATMCNPPFYKSAEEAQGANKRKNRNLGNNAVRNFSGNNNELWYVGGEKAFLHNYLYESSLYKTSSKWFTSLVSKKENVESLEKSSKKLGATTFKVIPLNQGNKVTRIVCWRF; encoded by the coding sequence ATGAAAGACAAAGGATTGCACCCAAAAAACAAATTTAATAAAGGTTATAATTTTAATGAATTAATTAAAGTAAATCCATCTTTAAAAGAATTTGTTTCGGAAAATAAATATCGAAGAACAACCATCGATTTTTCCAACCCGAAAGCGGTAAAAGAACTCAATAAAGGGTTGCTTTTTTCTTTTGATAAAATTTCTGTTTGGCATTTTCCTGATGAAAACTTATGTCCGCCAATTCCTGGGAGATTAGATTATATTCATCATTTGGCAGATGTACTTGCTGAAGAAAAAAATATAAAAATTTTAGATATTGGTACAGGAGCAACCTGTATTTATCCGCTTTTAGGAGTTTCAGAATACAATTGGAATTTTGTGGCTACAGATATCGATTTAGATTCTTTGGACACTGCACAAGATATAATTGATGATAATAATTTTACCAATAAAATTGAGTTGCGTCAGCAATTTGACGAAAACCATATATTAAAAGGAATTATTGAAGATGGAGATTCTTTTTCGGCAACCATGTGCAATCCGCCTTTTTACAAATCTGCAGAAGAAGCACAAGGTGCAAACAAGCGTAAAAATAGAAATTTAGGCAATAATGCTGTTCGAAATTTCTCTGGAAACAACAACGAATTATGGTATGTTGGTGGCGAAAAAGCGTTTTTACACAATTATTTATACGAAAGTTCTTTGTATAAAACGTCCAGTAAATGGTTTACAAGTTTGGTGTCTAAAAAGGAAAATGTAGAAAGTTTAGAAAAATCATCTAAAAAATTAGGAGCAACAACATTTAAAGTAATTCCATTAAATCAAGGAAATAAAGTAACGAGAATTGTTTGTTGGAGGTTTTAG
- a CDS encoding LysM peptidoglycan-binding domain-containing protein — translation MRAKYQSVLDLGEQLNIKDGDVKEENGQLKVWGTAKTPYEKNLIWDEIKKVGGENPTDIVADIKVEDDSVFARHTVEKGETLGKIAKQYYGNASKYTEIFKANGNILKNPDVIHPGQELVIPNL, via the coding sequence ATGAGAGCAAAATACCAAAGTGTTTTAGATTTAGGAGAACAATTAAATATTAAAGATGGTGATGTTAAAGAAGAAAACGGACAGTTAAAAGTTTGGGGAACTGCGAAAACACCTTATGAAAAAAACTTAATTTGGGACGAAATTAAAAAAGTTGGTGGCGAAAACCCAACTGATATTGTTGCAGATATTAAAGTAGAAGACGATTCTGTTTTTGCAAGACATACAGTAGAAAAAGGAGAAACTTTGGGTAAAATTGCAAAACAATATTATGGAAATGCTTCGAAATACACAGAAATATTTAAAGCAAATGGAAACATCTTAAAAAACCCAGATGTCATTCATCCAGGACAAGAATTAGTAATTCCTAATTTATAG
- the lpdA gene encoding dihydrolipoyl dehydrogenase, which translates to MKYDIIIIGSGPGGYVTGIRASQLGFKVAIVEKESLGGICLNWGCIPTKALLKSAQVYDYLKHVDEYGLKAEAIDKDFEAVIKRSRGVADGMSKGVAFLMKKNKIDIINGFGKIKTGKKVDVTAEDGTVTEYSADNIIIATGARSRELPNLPQDGKKVIGYRQAMSLENQPKSMIVVGSGAIGVEFAHFYNAMGTEVTIVEYMPNVVPVEDIDISKQFERSIKKAGIKVMTNSSVESVDTSGEGVVATVKTKKGEETLEADILLSAVGIKSNIENIGLEDVGIIVDRDKILVNDYYQTNIPGYYAIGDVVPGQALAHVASAEGITCVEKLAGLHTEPIDYGNVPGCTYATPEIASVGMTEAKAKEAGYELKVGKFPFSASGKAKAAGTPDGFVKVIFDAKYGEWLGCHMIGAGVTDMIAEAVLGRKLETTGHEVLKAIHPHPTMSEAVMEAVADAYDEVIHL; encoded by the coding sequence ATGAAATACGACATCATTATTATTGGAAGTGGCCCTGGAGGTTATGTGACTGGAATTAGAGCCTCTCAATTAGGTTTTAAAGTTGCGATTGTAGAAAAGGAATCTTTAGGTGGAATTTGCTTAAATTGGGGGTGTATCCCAACAAAAGCTTTGTTAAAATCGGCACAGGTTTACGATTATTTAAAACATGTAGATGAGTATGGTTTAAAAGCAGAAGCGATTGATAAAGATTTTGAAGCTGTAATAAAAAGAAGTCGTGGTGTTGCAGATGGTATGAGCAAAGGTGTTGCGTTTTTAATGAAAAAAAATAAAATTGATATTATAAACGGTTTTGGAAAAATAAAAACAGGTAAAAAAGTAGATGTTACTGCTGAAGACGGAACTGTAACAGAATACAGTGCAGATAATATTATTATTGCCACTGGTGCGCGTTCTCGTGAATTGCCTAACTTGCCTCAAGATGGTAAAAAAGTAATTGGTTACAGACAAGCAATGAGTTTAGAAAACCAACCAAAATCTATGATTGTGGTAGGTTCTGGTGCAATTGGTGTTGAGTTTGCGCATTTTTACAATGCGATGGGAACTGAGGTTACGATTGTAGAATATATGCCAAATGTAGTGCCTGTAGAAGATATAGACATCTCGAAACAATTTGAACGTTCTATTAAAAAAGCAGGTATTAAAGTAATGACAAATTCTTCGGTAGAATCTGTAGATACTTCTGGCGAAGGTGTTGTTGCCACTGTAAAAACCAAAAAAGGCGAAGAAACTTTAGAGGCAGATATTTTATTATCGGCAGTTGGAATTAAATCGAACATCGAAAATATTGGTTTGGAAGATGTTGGTATTATTGTAGATAGAGATAAAATTTTGGTAAACGATTACTACCAAACAAATATTCCTGGTTATTATGCCATTGGAGACGTAGTTCCTGGACAAGCTTTGGCACACGTTGCTTCTGCTGAAGGAATTACTTGTGTTGAAAAATTAGCAGGTTTACATACAGAACCTATTGATTATGGAAACGTTCCTGGTTGTACCTATGCAACTCCAGAAATTGCATCTGTTGGTATGACTGAAGCAAAAGCAAAAGAAGCTGGTTACGAATTAAAAGTTGGTAAATTTCCATTTTCTGCATCTGGAAAAGCAAAAGCAGCTGGAACTCCAGATGGTTTTGTAAAAGTAATTTTTGATGCAAAATATGGCGAATGGTTAGGTTGTCATATGATTGGTGCTGGAGTTACAGATATGATTGCCGAAGCAGTTTTAGGTCGTAAATTAGAAACCACTGGGCATGAAGTCTTAAAAGCCATTCACCCACACCCAACCATGAGTGAAGCTGTAATGGAAGCGGTTGCAGATGCTTATGACGAAGTAATTCATTTGTAA